In Ascaphus truei isolate aAscTru1 chromosome 5, aAscTru1.hap1, whole genome shotgun sequence, one genomic interval encodes:
- the MDFIC gene encoding myoD family inhibitor domain-containing protein isoform X6: protein MMLLSKLEPLCFGINVCMVPKKRCPSNIHTNNALVMVQFLGTKMFEPKTLSQPQRLAQPNTSALEQSEEETGKMQNGHVGLSNINGIHNGVKHVAADHRKLSAPVSQKMHRKIQSSLSVSSDGSKKSKMSSTYSQKPGTSPEDCCASLILACLFCQCTEFILGPHKVCSSCLHEACNTCCGYCSCACVGLEETPAEDLNYHFDCDFALFDSCCETAECLEICFECSELCQYS from the exons CTTGAACCATTGTGTTTTGGAATTAACGTCTGCATGGTGCCAAAGAAAAGATGCCCTTCAAATATTCACACAAATAATGCCCTGGTGATGGTCCAGTTCTTGGGAACCAAAATGTTTGAACCGAAAACATtat CTCAACCTCAGCGCTTGGCTCAGCCAAATACCTCAGCACTGGAACAGAGCGAGGAAGAAACTGGCAAGATGCAAAATGGTCATGTAGGTCTGAGTAATATAAATGGAATCCACAATGGCGTCAAACATGTTGCTGCCGATCACAGAAAGTTGTCAGCTCCCGTTTCCCAAAAAATGCACAGAAAGATTCAGTCCAGTTTGTCTGTGAGCAGTGACGGCAGCAAAAAAAGCAAAATGAGTTCAACATATTCTCAAAAACCAGGCACATCACCAGAAG ACTGCTGTGCTTCTTTGATTCTGGCCTGTCTCTTCTGTCAGTGCACTGAGTTCATCCTTGGCCCACATAAGGTTTGCTCCTCCTGTCTGCATGAAGCATGTAACACCTGCTGTGGCTACTGTTCCTGTGCCTGTGTGGGCCTTGAGGAAACTCCTGCTGAGGACCTCAACTACCACTTTGATTGTGACTTTGCCCTTTTTGATTCTTGCTGTGAGACAGCTGAGTGCCTGGAGATCTGTTTTGAGTGTTCTGAACTCTGTCAATATAGCTAG